GGTGCTTGCCGTTGACGTACGCCTGGGAGCCGGGATCGGCACCGACCAGGACCGTGCCCAGTCCGGGGGTGATGCCGCGTTCCGCGAGCGCCTTGACCCGTACCCGCAGCTCGTCCTTGATCTGCGCCGCGGTCGCCTTGCCGTCCAGGATCGTCACCGTCACGCCTGAATCGTCTCATGACGCGGGGCCACCGATCCGACGACGCCGCATGGTGACTCTGCGTTACGTGTCGTTATTCACCGAGAGTGAGCTTCTGTGCTGTGCACCACATGTTGGGACGGACAGTCGATCATGAAAAGGCACAGAGCGGACAGCGGGCCGGCAACCACGCGGCCGGCACCCAACCTGACCACCCAACCGGCACGACCCCACATTCATCCCACTTGACCAGGGTTTTCACTCTGGCTATTAGCAGACGCCGCAGCAGTCGACAAGACCGGGGTGGGCCATCCGTTACCCGTTCGCAACGGTCTCGTTGCCGAATGCCACCCCGACGACCTACGGTTGCCGCCGATTGCGCACAGTCACCCAACGCCGGGCCTGACTGCGCAGCGTGAGGAGATGAGGAGACTCAATGCGTGTTCGTAGGCTCGCTGCCTGGACCGCTCTCCCGCTCGCGGTGACCCTGGGCCTGGTGGCCTGCGGCTCGGGCGGCGACGGCGGATCCGGTCAGCGCGACCCCAACGCGGCGGTGCGGATCGAGATCGCCGAGCCGCAGCACCTGGTGCCGACCAACACCAACGAGACGAGCGGCTCGCAGGTGCTCTCCGCCCTGTTCAGCCCGCTGGTCGACTACGACGGGGCGAACAAGCCCCACGAGGTCGCGGCCCAGTCGGTGACGTCGTCGGACAACACGGTCTGGACGGTCAAGCTGAAGGACGGCTACACCTTCCACAACGGCGAGAAGGTCACCGCCGACAACTACCTCGACGCCTGGAACTACGGCGCGTACGCCCCGAACGGCCAGAACTCCAGCTACTTCTTCGAGAAGATCGCCGGGTACGAGAACCTCCAGGGCGAGAAGCCGAAGGCGAAGACGCTGAGCGGGCTGAAGAAGGTCGACGACCTGACCTTCACCGTGAAGCTGTCCGAGCCGTACAGCGAGTTCAAGTCGATGCTCGGCTACACGGCCTTCTACCCGCTGCCGAAGGCAGCCTTCTCCGCCCCCGGTGTGCTGGCCGAGGGCTACGAGCAGGCGCCGATCGGGCAGGGCCCGTTCCGGATGAAGGGCACCTGGCAGCACGACGCCAAGGTCGAGGTGACCCGCTACGACGCGTTCCCCGGCGAGAAGCCGAAGGTGGGCGGCGTCGAGTTCCGGATCTACCAGCAGCCGACCGCCGCGTACGCGGACGTGCTCTCCGACAACCTCGACGTGATCAAGACGATCCCGACCGAGAACCTGTCGACCGCCGCCACCGACCTCGGCGACCGGTTCCAGCAGAGCCCGGCGTCGTCGCTCCAGGTGCTGGCGATCCCGACCTTCCAGAAGGAATTCGCCAAGCCCGAGGTGCGCAAGGCCATCTCGATGGCGATCGACCGGGACGAGATCACCAAGTCGATCTTCAAGGACTCGCAGCAGCCGGCGCGCTCCTTCGTCTCACCGGTCGTCGCCGGCTACCGGGAGAACA
The Micromonospora sp. R77 DNA segment above includes these coding regions:
- a CDS encoding ABC transporter substrate-binding protein, whose translation is MRVRRLAAWTALPLAVTLGLVACGSGGDGGSGQRDPNAAVRIEIAEPQHLVPTNTNETSGSQVLSALFSPLVDYDGANKPHEVAAQSVTSSDNTVWTVKLKDGYTFHNGEKVTADNYLDAWNYGAYAPNGQNSSYFFEKIAGYENLQGEKPKAKTLSGLKKVDDLTFTVKLSEPYSEFKSMLGYTAFYPLPKAAFSAPGVLAEGYEQAPIGQGPFRMKGTWQHDAKVEVTRYDAFPGEKPKVGGVEFRIYQQPTAAYADVLSDNLDVIKTIPTENLSTAATDLGDRFQQSPASSLQVLAIPTFQKEFAKPEVRKAISMAIDRDEITKSIFKDSQQPARSFVSPVVAGYRENTIGTAGEFDPAKAKAMYEAAGGPKKIELSYNGDGGHKDWVDATCNQLKANLGVECVGTAEPKFADLLTKVKQKQSVGLFRMGWVMDYPSMENYLGPLYSTNGSSNYYGYSNPEFDKLLAEGAKAPNEEAAIKKYQAAEDLLAEDMPVIPLRFGQNNFGHSTKVRNVEMDLFDRVDLLKIEAVK